The DNA region AGAAAATTGTTTGTCTATTCTACTTTTTGTTTGTGTAGTTAATGTAACTAATATGTCAGATGAGTGCGAAAAAAACGTCTTTCATGAAGATTTATTTGGAAGTGCTTTTGTAGACCAGAATGAATCTGCAGGAAGTGATTCTGATGGCATCAGCGATAGCGTTGTGGGGAATGTGAGTAAATTACTAGTTATACCTAATGGATACACTGGAAAATTACGAAAAGGCCATCTAATCTTCGACGCATGTTTCGAAAGTGGTAATTCATTTGCCTTTCCTAATTATCACTAAGGAAATCTTGGAAAGGTTGTGTACGTCAGTGAATACGAGTATGATTTATTTATACGTCCGGATACATGTAATGCACGATTCAGAGTATGGTTTAATTTCACAGTGGAAAACACTAAATATGAACAGGTAATACTTATAGTCTATCATTAATAATCAGAGAGTAATTTTCAATGTGGTAAATTTTAGCAAGACAAAGTCTTTATATCGAGAAGGTATGTCCCCAGTTGTTAAATCGTCTAGCCGTCCTTCCTGGTAGGTATTGTTTTCCATTATATACCTAACTCAGGTCTCGCATTCCACAAAAATGTGTTTTCTACTACCGATCCCCTGAACAAAAGAAAAAATACGTTATGTCTTTCGCATTTTCTTTTGATTGTGAAGAGGACGTCTATCAATTCGCGTACTGTTATCCGTATACTTACAGCAGACTACAGACGTACTTAGAGATACTAGAAACTAAACATTATGCCCATTTCAAGAGAGAACTTTTGGGCCTAACAGTAGTAGGTACACTTACTTTTAAGCGATAAGACTAATTAGTTCTAAGCCAACTCGTAATGTGCTTTGCTGAATTCTCGTGAACTGGCTGGAGTCATATATCTTTTCTTTAAGATTTGCTATATATGAATTTAGACAGTAAATCTGATGCAGCTTTACAGTCTTATCACCCAGTTACTGTACTGTCTTTAGAGCTTTTAATATGTATTGTTATTTGAGTGAGTAGCTTTTTCAGAGATAATACTTGATTCAGAGATTTTTGTTGCTTGGCTACCATTATGTCTTGTTTCTCTGTTGGTCACATTCATGTGTTTGAATATGGAGATGTGAGAAGTTTTGATATTCTTAAGTAAAAAGAGGTAGATTTTAGAGGGGTGACTTTTGATTAAAAATGGAACCGTGATTCTACTTATACGTCGTTAATGAAATAGGTTTGTTTGGTAACAGTTATACCATCGAACTATAGTATAGCTGAGCCGTTTTCCGTAAGTAGAACAGTAAATTCTTATGGAACCACACAGTAGTTTTGGTGAAacagtaaaaaaaaaacaatactatTAAATTTCTTCCGAATAATGACTAAGTAATGATTCCACTTAACTTTTCCATGTGAATCAAATACGCTGACTTCGATAACTGTGTCAACGCTGTGATTTGGCTATTTTCTCGAACTATTGCGTCTCTGTGACAATTTAAAACATGATATTTGAGGGTAAACATTTCCTAAAAGTCTTGTATTGAACATTTTACTAAAGGAAAACTGTCGCACATACTAAAACCTGTAGGCACTGACTGTTAGTCATTCTAATGGTAGTATTTCACACATTTTTGATTCAGTTTGAATATCGTGTTTTGCTGATGAATGGTTGTCTGCTAATTTGATTGTTATTAGAAAGGATACTCTATACAGAAATAGATATCGTCTTTATCCACTGCCCATTCTTTCTAGAAATCTGTCAAACAGAAAATTCTGCCGACATAGTAAACTCATAACGGAAAACAAGTAATGTTTGGTTATTGGACTGCGACTTGTTTATTGAAATGAAGcaactaaatcttatcttaGGCAGTTGGTGTAATGAGACAATTTTTGTTTCTAATTAAATTGAATAACCTTAAATATCCAAATTTTTGAatagattttatttacaaaacgcGATATATACTAGGCTTCCgtatttattgaaatcatacTCGTATAATACgcatttaaaatgaaatcactATGGATACTTCTATACCAGCTATAAACTTAGGGAGCGATTTTGTTTCTAATTAAAATATCAGGAATATTGACTGTCTCAACATCACATTAGTTGCTTTATTTTTAGTCTGTTATTCTCATATAGATTGACTAAACATTACGACCCACTCTTGTTCATCAGGTATTAGTTCTCTCAACAAGTCATTACTTCCAATTATAATGAAAAGCAAGTCTTCCTTCTGAATCCAACAGTTATTTGAAACTGCCGTAAATTCAAACGTCAACCAAATGCAATTTGTGCAAAATGTTGAATGGAGCATTGTGCATTGACTTGTTATTCAATAgtataaatattgatatttcGCACGTATAGATCAAATGTGAAACCTAATCCATACTATGGAAGGGGGAAATTAATGTGCTTTTCCAAGTGATTCTTTAAAATTACTTATAATATTTCGcgtgatattttattatattttgcgATTAGAATAGAAAATTAATTACTTTATCTTAACTCTATTTTGTAGCCTTCTAAGTTATAAGCAAATAGTTAGATTAACTTTAGAGATAAGAACAGCCAAACTCCTTTTCGATTGTTTTTTATCACCTTTATCATTATGAGATCAATGTACTgccctactcattgccttctcgtggcgggggtgttgtttacgaaaatgagaggacgaaaagcgaatgtccggcgctttaaccggattccaaatcaatggtgcacatgggctccagtatcctgcgggaacaaatggcgtatgaaccaatcgttggtcaccggctaccatgggactgcatctccttacgatgctccactgccttgtgggttagacctttaggtcaaaggctcggggagtggccccctaagataaccacctgcttcggtttgggcacccgggcagtatcacagcccacacacaaattgatgaactctttatgcctatggaaattacctttctcgctttgaaaaacaaacaattgattcagattattatcgttacaattattgtcattattaatactatcattattattactactattattgtcattattattattattattattattattattattattattattttccacattattcaccctcttttatacttatacagcggctcgtctttggtggaaattcgactgtatctagacgttctcgagtcactgtccggttgaaaattgtatgttaccaccgaatacgaggactgaagcagtttttctgaaaccacgtgcaccattcaaactggctgccttcaacgttcgcacatttatgcaggtcggacaacagatagggctggctatgtctttggaaagtcttaatattgatgtttgttgtctatccgagacccgtattcaagactctggcgaagtactacaaattcgatctccatctgtcgcttcgaaaagcttgttttacgtgcgcttatccggggaccctgtggcatcttcgtctggtcttgctggcgttggtgtcgcactgagcgctagagctgaggcagcactagtcgattggatcgccattaacagtcggttatgtgctgttagattagaaagttccatcaaagtgagaagaaatcggcgtgagaaacgatgtcttttcgtcatctccgcctatgctccgacagattgcagcccggatgcaatcaaggatgagttttaccaccagttatctgttgtTCTCCaaaaagtgcgttcgacagatattgtagtactagccggagacttgaatgcccaggtcgggcgtctaggcacagaagagagtcgtttaggtggccgatggggactcgttggtcgcaggtcagataacggggaccgtctactgcaactttgtacagactacaacctgtttctggctagcactaactttcggcacagtcatcgccgatgtgccacttggcgtcctccctctgcatctcaagcctggactcagattgatcacatcgcgatcagctaccactggcgtggttgtgtacaagactgccgctccttttggagtacctatctggactctgatcatgccttggtctgcgccaatcttgccttacttctCAGTGGCcgacgaagtgaccaccaccaaaagattgatgttagcaagctggttgcaacttctgttgcaagtaagtatcaaaccgagctagcctctaggctagctaccactccaccgaaaagtatagatgagcattggttgcaattgcaagacgccatgaaaatggcgggtacagtcagttgtgggtttgcgaaacgtcccgcttttaagcactgggtttctccaggttccttacaactcattgaagcccgtcggtctactccgggtgaccgtgagtttgaccataaacgaaggatgttacgtaaggaaattgggaaaagcttgcgtaaggaccgagaagcctggtggtcgatgcgtgctaatgagctggaagcagcagctgcatctggtaactaccggaagctcttccagctcatccgagccactggcatcaagaagtctggtgtgagtgaaacaatctgcgaggatgatgggatgccaatcactaacatccatcgacgtcttggacgatgggcagaatttttcgaaggccagttcaactggcctgctgctccggcaacatcggtcagactgtcctgccctccatggccggtgacgactgatccaccaaatgaggaggaagtccgcaaggaactccaactcatgaaacgttacaaatcacctggcccagatgacttacctccggctctttttaaagatggtggtgactttttgactaaggaattgacgacgttgtttacaaaggtttgggaactagagagtgtaccaacgtcatggaatgagtcgatagttgtccctatctttaaaaagggttcacgtcgttcctgtaacaactatcgggggataagtttacttccgattgcatccaagctattggcttccgtcatacttcgtaggttgttcaaaacccgagaaagattaactcgcgaggagcaggctgggtttcgttctggtcgaggatgtattgatcatatcttcacccttcgccaaatgttagaacaccgccatacttatcaaaggccaacaatcgtagtgtttcttgacatcagggctgccttcgattcgttggacaggactgttctctgggattgtctattgaagaagggtgtgtctgagaagtttattaacatcctaaaagccctatataaaaacacctcaggcagagtgagggcatacaaccacctctctccattgttccattcgagcagtggggttaggcagggttgcccaatctcaccattcctcttcaactttgccatcgatgacattctggaaacagctctgatggatgtaagtaatggtggtgtggatctgttgcctggagaaagacttctcgaccttgagtatgcggacgatattgtcttactgtgcgataatgcccaaggcatgcaatccgcacttaatcagttggcaatcagtgtccgtaggtatggtatatgctttgcaccttcgaagtgcaaagtacttctacaagactggcaggattctaatcctgtactcaccctggatggtgagcagatagacgtagttgagaagttcgtgtatctaggtagctgcataagtgctggtgggggtgtgagtgatgagatcaatgcacgaatagtgaaagccagagcggcttatgccaatctgggccacctttggcgccttcgcgatgttagtctggctgtaaaaggccggatctacaacgcgtcggtgagagcagttttgctctatgcttgtgaaacctggtctctccgagttgaggacgttagacgactctctgtgttcgatcatcgctgtctccgaagggttgctgacattcagtggcaacaccatgtcagtaatgcagaggttcggcatcgtgtgttcgggcacagagatgataattcaactggtgtcaccatcttgaaacactgacttcggtggcttggacatgttctacgaatgtcgtcccagagaattccacgtcgtgcattatttgccgactctgggactggttggaagaagcggagcggtggtcagtgcatgacatggtgtcgtggcatgaaagaaagctgcaaaggacttgCTTCTggcggtccttcacgactccctggtcggggtcctagagatgatgctacacagtggctagagacgttatcagatatggctcagaatagaagccagtggcgatcctgctgtaaccttcttttactttcttcataaaaagtggttgtgtctcctttacctgaaagatttcttctgattgtaccttctcgttccctcattactaccacactaccttactccaatctcttcgtcattgttctctttttcttttgcgctccttagttttttttttctacttctcttcgaattctcattgttttgtgtggcgcatatatattggcgctctcttgtaccaatattcatgtgttcaaataaataaataaataactgccCTACATATTTGTATAACACCATTTATCATTTTGTGCCGTTCGTTAATTCATATTCTTTCATTAGCGAGAGATTAAACACGTAGTATTATAATGATACAGAATAATGCAACTAACTGGCTTTTATATGGTTATCACTATACTATGTAACACTTTTATGACACCCTAGATTGGTGTAAATGATCAGTTTGTTCCATACAACACTTTCTATACTAATTAGTATCAAACTAAAAGTAGCAAAATGAATTTTGATCATGGTGAAGTCCATTGGTGATACGTATTGTATAAACTGGTCATTATCAGCCCACAATCCCAATGACTGGTTAATTATCTGGACTTAAAGCTTTACAAACAAACCTAGTATTTTTCACCTGGCCAAAGTCCCACTGATGAAATTCAATTTTAAAACAAGCTGGTCGAGTAAGTTGTCATTTGTTATCAATCCAATATAACTAATCGAACTTCAACAGGGTCGCTTGTGTTTGAGTCAGGATTATTTACCATATATATACCATAAAATACTATGATTTTAATTTCTTATGTTCATATTCGCAACTTATTTCCATTTTACAAGCAACAAAGACGTCTAGATCTTATAACAATTACTCATCCTAGTAATCTCAATAAAACGGCTGACAAGAAACGTGTGATATTTGTGACCGCTCGTGTTCATCCTGGTGAAACACCATCATCTTATGTTTGCCAAGGTAATCAGATGTACTGTTTTTAGTTGGGGCATTTTCATGTATTGTTAAATAGATTttatactttattttgattagatTCCAAATTGGTAATGGTTGCTTGTTTGACGTATAAAATATATTCCTCAAAGTTAGGTTTCACTGATATTAGATTTAATTACTTTAGTTAAGAATCAACTTAAACGAAATCTTTATCTCGTACAAATGGCATCAatagatttcaataaaattaattagtgACTACAGAACGACCACTGTCAAACTATCTAGTCTTTAAACTGTATTAGTTAAAATCCTGCTCATTTTGTACAAAGAAACACACAAGTAGTTCTTAACGACTCAATGCTGAATATTATAGGTTAAGATTCCACAACTACCTGTATTACTTCAAATGTTACTATTTCTTTTTGAAAGCCAGTAATTGAAGCAGCGTTTCGTGAATATCATGGTTATTTCGTGCACAAGTTACTAATTACCATGTAAATATTAATTCACCTTCAATGAGATTTAGCATAAAGGCTATTTTTCTGTTTTCATCAACATTAATCTCTCGAATACTCTCAGAATCATACAATAACTCTAGCATAGTGATTTTAGATATCtcaataaaattagcaaatcgATGAATAAATTATgggagtaaataaataaataaaagaacagACAGAAACTAATACTTGTGATTGCATTATTACTACAAGGAGCTTGAgttatcccgttgttgatattcaagatCTTATTTTGATCACTGTCGCGAAAATTACTGAATTCTATTTTCAGTTGGAAAATTAACACTGAAATGCAAATACATCCATCTAAAGCACTTCAAATTGGAAAAGACGCGCTTCCTTAATGCTACTGCCAGCCATAAACTACTACTTCTGGAAACACACTATCAGTGAAGTTTTAGCAAAACCAAACATCCTCATTCAAACTTAAGGTTACGATTTTTTTACGGTCGTATAGATTACATGTCGGTTATTTCACATGGTTGCCTTCTGTTATGGGAACAACTGTTTAATGTACGATTAAGTCACTTGTGCTTAGCTTTGTGATAAATATTGTCACCGCGGATATTGTGGAAAAAACAGCTGGATTAAcgcaaataaaaacaaaataaaagtatttgagaaaatgaaaataaaatcgTTTTGTGGTCTCTATGTGGTCGAATGTATCTCATGGCGTCAGAAGTAATAAGCCAGTTTCCCAAAACAAAACTGAGATTTCCCCATGCCTCTTCAGTTGGATTACGTATGATACGCTGATCAGTACCATTATAGATTACTTGATGGAATAAATGCACCTTATCTGCGCTCATATTTGGTGTGCTCGAAAAACTAGACTTCGTATTATGTAATCCAATAATTCACTGAATCAAAACATCCCCATAGAGAATATTCACCTTTTTTTGAAGAGCATTTCTTAAATTTGAAATGTTTGGCCTATAAGTTATAATTATTGCTAAAACATGCTATATCTTACAATCTGTTGTCCGtatttgtaacttatttttcttTTGATGAATCTAATTAAACATAAGTTAGGGTTCTCAGAGGTAATAATTAATGAGAAATCTCTTTTGGGTCATGTGTACCTGGTTAATAAACTTGAGGTTAGACAGCTTTAGCCTGCTTCATTTAGTTTAATAGTCAAAATCTTAAGATTTTACCAGTCCTTATACAATAGATATAACTTACCACCTTTCAGGTAGACATGTACATAATCTCTGTGTTAGATGATTGCCTTCTTTTTACATCAAAACTGAATTATTTCGTTGTAGTACAAGATGATCTCAGTATAGATATACTTGTGTTTTTCGTCAAAATATTATAGGATTTATTGATTTCATGGTTAGTAATCATTCGATAGCTCAACAATTACGTgaacatttaatttttaaaattgttCCAATGTTAAATCCAGATGGTGTTTATTTGGGAAATTATAGGTAAGTTCTGTTTTGTTTGCCGCATTACTAACAATATCTTGTCCGATTTCATCTCACTCTAGTAATACACTTTACAGTAAGTTTGTTGATAGTAGATATTTTAACTTCTAGCAAAATAATTCTGTTCTGTTTAGTTttacaataattaaattttGCTTACTTTTCAAATGTCTTTTTGTAAAACTTTCTTGCAACTAATTAGATAAACACAAAATAGATTAACTCTAGTTAAGTATTTATTACCTAGATATGATAAGAATCAGCAAAAAAACTGGAAAAAGGTCAACATTGAAGGCGAGAGGCATTTTTTGAGTGGAGTCAAAATAAAAACCTCAACAATACTAATGAAGCAAGGAGAAAATAAACTGATATAAGTTTTGTATAATCCACATAATAACGATATTTTCTAGAAATGTCGAATTAGGTATGAAAATATCTAATCATTAGAGTACTTATTAGTCAAATGCATTAATTacgaataaatattttttccttATAGTCCTAAAACTGAAAGTAAACTTAAGTGAAACAACCATCTATGTTTCAACTTCTTGTTACAGCTGAATTTTTGGTTAAAGATACACTTTAAAAGTAGGTGGGTGTTTTAGAgagttttgtttatttagaaGAAAATCCAAATCACAAACAAGCATCGTTTCAAGGATTACTTAAAGTCAAGGAGCATTATCAACCTCATCAGCCCTAGATTTTTAAGGGTGGGGGTGCTCACTACCGTGCATCTACAACCCAATATAAACTTGAAATTGggtttcataattattattgctTTACCACGGAGTCGATAAGTTGGAAGCAAGTGATATGAATATTCAGGTCCAGTAAATCAATGGTATATTTCTTCGTGGTTCCTATTCAATGTCATTGTTGAGTAACTGTTTCATCTCTGACTTGTTTGACTCTGAATGGTCCTAGCTTGTAATGAGAAAAAGTACTCCTGAAGATTGATTTATTCCATGGTAAAGGTGAAGAGGAATTTATGACAAACTCGTTAATAGTGGATACGTATTCGATTCAGCACCAAACTTACCATAGTATTTCTTCAAtgtaatttataaacaaattacaaatatatatatatatatatatatatatatatatatatatatatatatgttttagaAAAAGAATCAGTGCAACAATGAGTGGAATACGTAAGGTTATGTTAAATTAGAGCAATAAGGTAAAATGTTgaagtttttagtaaaaatctAAGTTGTATGGCTATATCGCACCGTGATACTTTTTATTCACATTTGCCAACGTTTACAAATATTAAATTTGTACTACAATGAAGCTTTATTAACGAATTTACAAATGTAGACCTATAGTTAATGAATTTACAGTCTATAATCGTAATCAAGGTTATTTTGATGTCCTGAAATTATTTGTTAACTGTAAGTTGAATCATTGttcataatattcattaaagCAAATGTCTAATTTTAGTAACGATTAATGATAGTTGCATGTGGTTCACATTTTAATTTTAGTCTCCTTTTTCTGTATGCTACAACAACTATAAAATGTGTGCCATACTCCACCACTGTAGACCAATATgataaataatgacaataaaaacGTCTTAAAAGGGTTTTTTTCTTAGCCTAAGAAACAGTTTAATTCTCGATATCTTTAGATCATCTTTAATGGGATTCGATTTAAATAGACAATGGCAGTCTCCATCCTTATGGGCACATCCTACTATTTATGCTACAAAACAATTGTTAATGAATTTGGACAATAATCCAGTAAGTTATAAACTTTTTAGAAACTTTTGTACTTGCAACGAGGCTAAAGTTAGTTCATTTTCCGTTTGTTACATATGCAATAACAAGAAACTTAGACTCAAGGTTTTCTATTAATTTCTTTCAtccattttaaacaaaataaaatgaagtcgATTTTCGATTGATTTTCTTCATGGGCTAGCATCACCTGGGGAATCATTGAAAAGTAGAAAAAGCTAGACATTTGTTTTGTTATACTTTAGTacttctcagcagtgttcaCCTTTGACCCTATATAGGTTGTAACTATTGTCCTTTGGGTTTATTACCCCGTGGTTTTAAATCGTTTCTCAGCTGATATTGGCATGTGATGAAAAtgtattttatatgaaaagaTTACTAGTTCATAGTTCTGTGTTTGAATTTATCTTAACCTTTACCTAGTTCATCGATGTGAATTTCTTCATTGATATACATGCACACTCGACACTAATGAATGGATTTATGTATGGAAATATATATGAGGATGAAAAACGAGCAGAAAGGCAAGCTAGATTTCCAAGTTTGTTAAGTCAGTTTGCTGAAGACTTTAGTTTACCACAGACAAATTTCAATAAAGATACTTTAAAAGCTGGAACTGGTCGACGGTAAGTAATTTTTTATGTATCATGATATCTGTTTACATTATAAAACAGTCAATTTTTCTTCCAGTATTTGAGTTTGCTTGTGGTTTTTAATCTGATTCACTCATAAATAAGTATCAGAAACTAATTTTAACTGTGAGAAACTTAAAAAACGGTGCAAAATATT from Schistosoma haematobium chromosome ZW, whole genome shotgun sequence includes:
- the AGBL4_1 gene encoding Cytosolic carboxypeptidase 6, variant 2 (EggNog:ENOG410W2T4~COG:E~MEROPS:MER0033178~SECRETED:SignalP(1-21)) — encoded protein: MGSENCLSILLFVCVVNVTNMSDECEKNVFHEDLFGSAFVDQNESAGSDSDGISDSVVGNVSKLLVIPNGYTGKLRKGHLIFDACFESGNLGKVVYVSEYEYDLFIRPDTCNARFRVWFNFTVENTKYEQRVIFNVVNFSKTKSLYREGMSPVVKSSSRPSWSRIPQKCVFYYRSPEQKKKYVMSFAFSFDCEEDVYQFAYCYPYTYSRLQTYLEILETKHYAHFKRELLGLTVQQRRLDLITITHPSNLNKTADKKRVIFVTARVHPGETPSSYVCQGFIDFMVSNHSIAQQLREHLIFKIVPMLNPDGVYLGNYRSSLMGFDLNRQWQSPSLWAHPTIYATKQLLMNLDNNPFIDVNFFIDIHAHSTLMNGFMYGNIYEDEKRAERQARFPSLLSQFAEDFSLPQTNFNKDTLKAGTGRRTLGGILDDHTICYTLEVSFYSYTNMLTNEMIPYTEEKYARLGRNLARTFYEYYSNEGTLCNMSSSSRVDSIHSPGNISISSYSLHNNHNLSNVNLEDDHSQHHHSNDVKNYGINKESIVQPTSSKDCLEDRLKYNYDQLKRLNQTLNSLSCCTISDSFSANAHSLRSTSKDKS
- the AGBL4_1 gene encoding Cytosolic carboxypeptidase 6 (EggNog:ENOG410W2T4~COG:E~MEROPS:MER0033178~SECRETED:SignalP(1-21)); its protein translation is MGSENCLSILLFVCVVNVTNMSDECEKNVFHEDLFGSAFVDQNESAGSDSDGISDSVVGNVSKLLVIPNGYTGKLRKGHLIFDACFESGNLGKVVYVSEYEYDLFIRPDTCNARFRVWFNFTVENTKYEQRVIFNVVNFSKTKSLYREGMSPVVKSSSRPSWSRIPQKCVFYYRSPEQKKKYVMSFAFSFDCEEDVYQFAYCYPYTYSRLQTYLEILETKHYAHFKRELLGLTVQQRRLDLITITHPSNLNKTADKKRVIFVTARVHPGETPSSYVCQGFIDFMVSNHSIAQQLREHLIFKIVPMLNPDGVYLGNYR